In Hemicordylus capensis ecotype Gifberg chromosome 3, rHemCap1.1.pri, whole genome shotgun sequence, one DNA window encodes the following:
- the LOC128350515 gene encoding uncharacterized protein LOC128350515, with translation MGEGCPLLRGVSSLDGATPVAPLSDFQPQEINEERSVTETSKWSLKSFLDSSRIQHVNSGNGILDEAVASSSQRSSPGDDRWEVPGWPFPCRSLESSTRGPEQPFLPPLSFTESSFPGAETPQASVEDEGSEGDCDTSSPRVPKPKKWLIKRLLHTDMVEDSSLAECSSTDEDDTMYDVSSIEDEVWDSPPAPSSARNIDGEEEGRGQLAPDWFSSVHLGEGRATKKIGDVIRCVEYASEVEERFPELLVGLVNKILTSLQNTTEGVRNWESQDLPPEETSQIVRTLLERVAQVTQEKTCWESLCSPQSCLQGVALLVRALLQTPSSTVARLKEYLASLFSLDKDPEQLSLAEVAFFVELLLKDKDFGALEKTWMLLVAWLVHPSQNIRYLSERGLLQIYGKLKAAKKPQDFSAGILGGLRTSSLEATLGVLAFMEWLRHCPSEHQATVNAVLAALCRPLFHHEEAKIRRAAMKTYLDLLQHRHHHHEGTEENITTLIAVLMHVEDEDLEVGFHRFGSSAQRTQWRWRPTISWASSAASSLQ, from the exons tgacttccagccacaggagattaaTGAAGAGCGCTCCGTGACCGAAaccagcaaatggtcactg aagtCATTCTTGGACAGCTCCAGGATCCAGCATGTCAACAGTGGGAACGGGATCCTGGATGAAGCAGTTGCCAGCAGTTCccagaggag CTCACCTGGTGATGACCGCTGggaggtgccaggctggccttttccctgccgaAGCCTGGAAAGCTCAAcgcgagggccagagcagccatttctccctcctctctccttcacagagtctTCCTTCCCAGGGGCCGAGACTCCGCAAGCCAGCGTGGAGGACGAGGGGTCGGAAGGGGACTGTGACACCAGTTcacccag agtcccgaagccaaagaagtggctaatAAAGAGGCTGCTGCACACTGACATGGTAGAAGACTCGTCCTTGGCAGAG tgctcctctacggatGAGGATGACACCATGTATGACGTGAGCAGCATtgaggacgaggtgtgggactctccaccggcccccagttcggccag gaacatcgacggtgaagaagaaggaagaggacagctggccccagactgGTTCTCCTcagtccatctgggagag gggagagcaacaaagaagatcggggacgtcatccggtgtgtggagtatgccagtgaggtggaggagaggttccccgaactcctggtgggcctggtgaacaagatcctcaccagcctgcagaacaccaccgagggagtgaGGAACTGGGAGAGCCAAGActtgcctcctga ggagacctcgcagattgtccggaccctgctggagagggtggcacaggtgacccaagagaagacctgctgggaatccctgtgctctccgcaaagctgcctccagggtgtggccctcttggtgag ggctctcctacagacaccatcctccacagtggccaggctgaaggaatacctggcttccctcttcagcctggacaaagatccagaacagctttccctcgcagaggtggccttctttgtggag ctacTCCTGAAAGACAAAGACTTCGGCGCCTTGGAGAAGACTTGgatgctcctggtagcgtggctagtccaccccagccagaacatccgctacctgagtgaaaggggacttctccaaatttatggaaagctgaaggca gcaaagaaaccccaggattttagtgccgggatcctgggagggctcaggacctccagtctggaagccactttgggggtcctggccttcatggagtgGCTGAGGCACTGCCCATCAGAACATCAGGCCAcagtgaatgctgtcctggctgccctgtgccgccctctcttccaccac GaagaggctaagatccgaagggcagccatgaagacctatctggatctcctgcagcaccgccaccaccatcatgagggtacagaagaaaacatcacgaccctcatcgcagtgctgatgcatgtggaggatgaggacctggaggtgGGCTTTcacag attcggcagctcggcacagaggacgcagtggagatggaggccaacaatatcctgggcttcttccgcagcgagcagccttcagtga